A single region of the Vicia villosa cultivar HV-30 ecotype Madison, WI linkage group LG4, Vvil1.0, whole genome shotgun sequence genome encodes:
- the LOC131598247 gene encoding protein FAR1-RELATED SEQUENCE 5-like, with product MDEISSSTNVTQDVGSISGENKESWQHFVFHDLSSIKDFYAKYAHEKGFSLRKNLHSFYDSCNKKMDIVQYVCYVCNKHGFKHGIRADPKNKTNSDTLVLIEYHKEKELPEERTGCPASISLKYDSNVKGYHIYKWNVTHNHPLHKPEHLHYLRSAREISEPQKQLAIINSKSGMSVRSSFHVMRQIAGGSKNLGYCFQDLKNFLTTVRQKEMVIGDATIIQEYLRNEALRNPSFYYDIQVDCEENIASIFWSDAIMQQDYELFGDLISFDTTY from the coding sequence ATGGATGAGATTTCGTCTTCCACAAATGTCACTCAAGATGTTGGTTCAATCTCTGGTGAAAATAAAGAATCGTGGCAACATTTTGTCTTCCACGACCTTTCATCAATCAAGGATTTCTATGCTAAATACGCTCATGAAAAGGGGTTTTCTTTGAGAAAAAATTTGCACTCCTTCTATGATTCTTGTAACAAAAAAATGGACATTGTGCAATATGTCTGTTATGTTTGTAACAAGCATGGTTTCAAGCATGGGATTCGGGCGGATCCTAAGAACAAGACAAACTCGGATACTCTTGTTCTCATTGAATATCATAAAGAGAAAGAACTTCCCGAGGAAAGGACCGGTTGCCCAGCTAGTATTTCGTTGAAGTATGATTCTAATGTTAAAGGTTATCACATATACAAATGGAATGTTACTCATAACCACCCTCTCCATAAACCCGAGCATTTGCATTACTTGAGATCGGCTCGAGAGATTAGTGAGCCTCAAAAACAACTTGCTATAATAAATTCGAAATCAGGCATGTCTGTAAGATCCTCCTTTCATGTTATGCGTCAAATAGCTGGTGGTTCAAAGAACCTTGGGTATTGCTTCCAAGATTTAAAGAACTTTCTCACCACTGTTCGACAAAAGGAAATGGTCATTGGTGATGCAACTATTATCCAAGAATATCTTAGAAATGAAGCTTTGAGGAACCCATCGTTCTATTATGATATCCAAGTAGATTGTGAAGAGAACATAGCTAGCATTTTCTGGTCAGATGCAATCATGCAGCAAGACTATGAATTATTTGGTGATCTCATCAGTTTCGACACAACTTATTGA